A region of the Variovorax sp. 54 genome:
GCGGCGGCGATCACGCCAACCGAGGCAGCAGCGGTCAGCACCAGTGCGCGAAGCGCATTGAAAAAACGATTCATGGGGAAGATAAGAAGAGACGAGGACAAGCCTGCAAGGCTTTCATTCGGTGCCCGCGCGCAGATGGCGGGCGACCAGGCTTTTGAGCAGCGGCAATTGTCCGTGAAAGAAATGACCGCCCCCCGGAATAACCGTGACAGGGAGTGACTGGGGACGCGCCCAGTCCATCACGGCGGCGAGAGGCACGGTGTCGTCGGCTTCGCCATGGACCACCAGCGCGCGCTCGTGCGCGTCGGCCGGCAGCGTGGCCACCGAGAAGCGCGAGGCGGCCGTGCCCACCAGCACCAGTTGCCGCACGTCGCGTGCGGCCCAGAGCTTCTCGGCCGCGCAGCTGGCCACGAAGGCACCGAAGGAAAAGCCGGCGATCGCCAACTGGCCTTCGGGGGCGAGCTGGCCGACGACCTGCAGCATGTCGTCGAGCTCGCCGCGCCCTTCATCGTGGACGCCTTCGCTGGCACCCACACCACGGAAGTTGAAGCGCACGGCCGTCCAGCCGCAAGACACGAAGGCACGTGCCAGGGTCTGCACGACCTTGTTGTCCATCGTGCCGCCGAACAGCGGGTGCGGATGCGCAATCACCGCGATGCCGCGCGCTTCGCCGGTGGGCAAGTCGCGCTGCACCTCGATCACGCCCGCGGCGCCCTGGAGGCTGATTTTTTCGGTCTGGGAGTTCATGGCGCTGGGGTTGGCTGGGCCGGCGATGCCGGCAACGTGCACGGTACGAGCACGGGGTCCGCAGGAAAGTTCAGCGGCCGACGTCGGGTGGCAACACGAGCCGCTCTACGACCTGGCCATTCTTCAGGTGCGACTCGACGATCTCGTCGATGTCCTCGGCGTCCACGAAGGTGTACCAGACAGCCTCTGGGTAGACCACGGCCACGGGCCCGCCTGCACAGCGGTCGAGGCAGCCGGCCTTGTTGACGCGCACCTTGCCGGGCCCGGCGAGCCCCTGCTCCTTCACCTTGGCCTTGCAGCGGTCGAAGCCTTCCTGCGCGTTGTGCAGGGCGCAGGAGTCTTCGCCGTTCTTGCGTTCGTTCAGGCAGAAGAAGATGTGGCGGCCGTAGTAGCCGGACGGTGCGGCGGGAGTGGTGCTGGGCATCGATCGATTTTATGAGCGCACTCAGGATGGCGCCGGACGGCGCCGCCGCGACATCGCGGCCAGCACGTAGACCAGCACCGCGAAGGGCCAGCCCCAGCCCAGCCACTGGGCCAGGCCATGGAAGCGGATGAAGCGGCCCTGCTCCCAGGTGGCCAGGGTCTGTGCAAAGTAGGCACTCTCAGGCGCCTGGTTCAGCAGGCTCAGCTGGAGCACGAGCCCCATGAGCAGCAGCGCGCCGCACAAGCGGCGCGGCGCGAACAGCAGCAGCACGCCCGCGAACACCGCCGCGGCCAGCCCGACCTGCACTGGCAGATCGAGCCAGGCCCAGGCATGTGCAGGGCCGTAGCTCATGGCCGCCGACAGCGCCGAGGCCGCGACGCCCACGAGCAGGATCAGCGGCAGCAGCACCGCGCGCTGGATCACGTTGCGCGCCACCAGGTAGCCCAGCAGGCACGGCGCCAGCGCCCCGAGCATCACGCACAGCAGTTCCACGGCCGGCACCAACGGCTCCAGCTCGAACTGACGCACCGGCAGCCAGTCGATGAAGGGCGTGTCGAGCAGCCACTCGGAAATCGTCGTCTCCAGCCGCTCGAACACCTGGCCGAGGCCGAAGGTGACCGCAGCGGGAAACAACAAGGCAAAGGGCCAGAGCGCGAGCAGCACGAGCCCGCCGCGCGCGTCCTCGACGAACCACTGCGAGCGCGCGCGGCCCCAGTGCGCGACCGCTCCGAGCCGCTCCAGCGCCGCAGCCAGCACGGCGCCGAGCACCGTCCCGGCGGTGTTCAGCCCCAGGTCGACATTGGAAGGAATGCGCGCCGGCAAATAGCTCTGCAGCGTCTCCATGGCAAAAGCGATCGCCGCGCCCGCGACCGTGGCGCGCAGCAGTGCGCGCCAGACACTGTGGCTGCTGCCGGTGCGCAGCACGGTCAGCGCGCACAGGAAACCGAAGGGCACGTAGCCCGCCACGTTCACCCCGAAGTCGAAACCCGTCCAGTACTTGGGCCAGGGCGCCGAGAGATACGCCCAGGGCGCGATCCCCTGGTCACGCCAGTCGGCGAAGGGGTACAGGCTGGCATAGACGATCAGCGCCGCGTAGGCCAGCGCCAGGGGGAGCGCGGCAGACTTGTGCGGCATGTCTACCGTCGACACGGCATCAGAAAGGTTTCACCACCACCAGGATCACGATGCCCAGCAGCAGCAGCACGGGCAGTTCGTTGAACCAGCGGTACCAGCGGTCGCTGCGGCGGTTGCCGCCGGCCATGAAGCGGCGCAGCAGCACGCCGCAGCCGTGGTGGTAACCGATGGCCACCAGCACCAGCGCCAGCTTGGCGTGCATCCAACCATTGCCCGGGCCGCGGCCGATGCCGTAACCCAACCAGAGCCAGGCGCCGAACACCAGTGCCGGCACCGCCAGGAAAGTGGTGAAGCGCAGCAGCTTGCGCGCCATCAGCAGCAGGCGCTCGCGCTCTGCGACCGACTCGGGCGGCACCATCGCCAGGTTGACGAAGATCCGCGGCAGATAGAACAGTCCGGCA
Encoded here:
- a CDS encoding (2Fe-2S) ferredoxin domain-containing protein, encoding MPSTTPAAPSGYYGRHIFFCLNERKNGEDSCALHNAQEGFDRCKAKVKEQGLAGPGKVRVNKAGCLDRCAGGPVAVVYPEAVWYTFVDAEDIDEIVESHLKNGQVVERLVLPPDVGR
- a CDS encoding alpha/beta hydrolase, giving the protein MNSQTEKISLQGAAGVIEVQRDLPTGEARGIAVIAHPHPLFGGTMDNKVVQTLARAFVSCGWTAVRFNFRGVGASEGVHDEGRGELDDMLQVVGQLAPEGQLAIAGFSFGAFVASCAAEKLWAARDVRQLVLVGTAASRFSVATLPADAHERALVVHGEADDTVPLAAVMDWARPQSLPVTVIPGGGHFFHGQLPLLKSLVARHLRAGTE
- a CDS encoding CopD family protein, producing the protein MLWVKSLHIVFIASWFAGLFYLPRIFVNLAMVPPESVAERERLLLMARKLLRFTTFLAVPALVFGAWLWLGYGIGRGPGNGWMHAKLALVLVAIGYHHGCGVLLRRFMAGGNRRSDRWYRWFNELPVLLLLGIVILVVVKPF
- a CDS encoding VanZ family protein is translated as MPHKSAALPLALAYAALIVYASLYPFADWRDQGIAPWAYLSAPWPKYWTGFDFGVNVAGYVPFGFLCALTVLRTGSSHSVWRALLRATVAGAAIAFAMETLQSYLPARIPSNVDLGLNTAGTVLGAVLAAALERLGAVAHWGRARSQWFVEDARGGLVLLALWPFALLFPAAVTFGLGQVFERLETTISEWLLDTPFIDWLPVRQFELEPLVPAVELLCVMLGALAPCLLGYLVARNVIQRAVLLPLILLVGVAASALSAAMSYGPAHAWAWLDLPVQVGLAAAVFAGVLLLFAPRRLCGALLLMGLVLQLSLLNQAPESAYFAQTLATWEQGRFIRFHGLAQWLGWGWPFAVLVYVLAAMSRRRRPAPS